DNA sequence from the Sinomonas terrae genome:
GAACGTCCGCAGATTCGAGTCGCCCGAGATGCGAGAGAGTTCAATGCTCGGAACTTCCGCGATGCGCAGGCCGGCTCGGGCCGCCCGGACGATCAGTTCCGTTTCGATTTCGAACCCGTCCGATTCCAGCTCGAGAACTTCGAGGCACTGGCGTCGGAAGGCGATGTAGCCGTAGCAGAGGTCGGAGTAGTTACTGTGAAGAACTGTGTTCGCGAGCTGCGTGAGCGTCCGATTGCCGACGCTGCGCAGCCAGGTGAGGTCTTCCGAGCCGCCGCCCGTGACGTACCGCGAGCCCTTCACGAAGTCGTAGTCGTGCTGGAGAGGAGCCACGAACCACCCGATCTCGCGGGGGTCCATACTGCCGTCCGCGTCGAGCATGACGATGATGTCGCCGGCTGCGGCGGCGAATCCGGAGCGGACGGCGATCCCCTTCCCCTTCCGGGGTTCGGCAACGACCACGACGTCGACGCGAACGGATCGCGCGACGTCGACCGTGAGGTCGGTGGAACGTCCGTCCACAATGATGACTTCGTCCACGTACGACGGCATACGGCGAAGCACCCAGGGTAGGTTCATTGCTTCGTTCAATGTCGGAATGACCACACTGACCGACGCCAGCGAAGACATTTCCATCTGAGGAAAAGAAACCGGAACTTGGCTGGCAATCGACACAAGCCTCACCACTTCATCAACGCGCAGGCCTCCCCAGAAAAGCCCGCTGATCGGAAACTAAAATAGGAAGCAACCTCGGGATCAGGCCATAATCACGCGTCTGCGCTCAATGGGGTTTTCCCTGCCGCTGCCTCTACATTTGAGCGTAGAATCCGTCCAAGTGAGTGTCACGAGTAGTTCGTACCCGTCGTACTTGGAACCGCCCCAAGCCACTACTTCCGGGGTCGCCAAGGGGGTACGCGTCGATCGGTCCCCTAGGTACTTGGAGTCGCGCGGCGGTCACTCGAAGAGGCGTTCAGGCGCACCGCAAGAGGGAGTGAGGCGGTAGTGGAGAAGGCATGGCGACGATTCCTACCAGGCTTCCTTGTCTCACTCCTGGTGCTCTCAGGCATCGTCTGGGGGGTCGTTTCGCTGGCCTCCAACGGCGCGCCGACACCAAACGGAGAAGGGGCGAAGAGCGGTGCGCCGACGCCGGCAAGTAGCCCGATCCCTGCAAGTAGCCCAGCCGGAGTGACCAGCCCAGCGCCGGCAAGTAGCGCGGCGTCGGCAGGTAGCGCGGCGTCGGCAACTGGCCCAGCCAGCGCCAGCAGCCCAAGCAGCCCGGCTCCCACCCCCGTCGACACCGACCCGAGCGCCGCCCTCACGAGGTACGACCCGACGTCGCTCTCCGGGCAGGCAGTGCCGCTCGGCGACCCGCCCGGTTGGAAGCAAGTATTCGCCGACGACTTCACGGAGGGCGATGTGCCGCTCGGCAGCTTCCCCGGCTCGCTGAGCGCCAAATGGAGCGCCAACTATTTCGACGGAACCCCCGACACGGCAGGGCAGAAGAATGGCGGCAGGTCGGGCTATTACCCATCCAAAGTCCTGAGCGTCCACAATGGCGTCCTGGACATGTACTTGCATTCGGAGGGAGGGGTTTCTATGGGAGCCGCACCCGCGCCGAAAATCAATGGAGACAACCAGCCGCCCTACGACAGCCAAATGTATGGGATGTACTCCGTCCGATTCAGGTCTGATGCCGTGCCAGGGTTCAAAACTGCCTGGCTGCTGTGGCCCGACAGCGGGATATGGCCGAGAGACGGCGAAATCGACTACCCGGAACAGGATTTGTCAGCCAAATTCTTCGCTGCCCTTCACAGCACAGGGTCGAACCAAGGATCGGCCTCGGCGACTTTCCAAACCGATGCGTCATTCCAGACCTGGAACACAGCAACGATAGAGTGGACTCCGGGCCGCGTGGAATTCTTCCTCAACGGCAAGTCGATCGGCGCGAGCACGTCGGGGGTGCCTGACGTGCCCATGCACTACATACTCCAGACCGAGTCCTGCCTTCCGACGTGCCCGAACCCCAAGACTCAGGGCCACCTGTACGTTGACTGGGTTGCGATCTGGGCGCTGCGCTAGCCCTGTGAAGCTGCAGCGCCCTGTGAAGTGCCAGCGCTCTGTGAAGTGCCAGCGCTCTGGGAAGCCCCACCGCTTCGGCCGGGGATCCGAACCGGAATGCGCAACCCGTGCCTGATCGCATCGAACGCCAGCAGAATCAAGGTCCCGGCCGCCAGAGAGGCGACGCCTACGGACGGGTTCCAGAGGCGCGCATACACCATGACCGTGGCGAGGGTCAGCGAGATCGCGAGGCTCAGACCGATTGCCATCGAGCCAAGGAGAGGCGTCAGCAGGTTGCCGAAGCGGTTCGACTCCGCGGTCAGCCTGAGCATCAGGACAAAAGCGGAGCCGGGCCCTACGAGGAGGAACAACCCGATCACCGCAAGTCTGATCGTCGGCGCGCCAACAAACGAGAAGGGGATGGTGGCCGCCGTCAGAATTGCAATGGCACCGATGAGCAGAAGACGTCTATTTTGCATTGCCCGCCCCTTGAATGTGGTAAATGACTCCCCCGGCATTCTGATAAACCAAAGACCAGCTGGGCTTGGTTCCGCAGGTGCTCAGGAAAGCGTTCACATCTCCCTGGGGGCCGATGCCGAGCATCTCTGCTTCATCCACTTGGCTCTTGGTGACGATCAGGTAGGCTCCCGCAGACCGACCGAGCCATTCCACCGTGCCGCACGTGAGCCGGCTCGCGGTCGCCTGCGCCTTGGCGGAGAGCAGGGTCTCGTAGTCGTAGCTCGCATAGTCCTTGGATCTCCACGGGGTGTTGTGGACCGCCTCGACGAGCACTGAGCCTGGCGGCGCGACCTGGTACAGCCGGTTCACGACGTTGATCTCGTCAGGGGTGAAGTTCTCCACGAGGTCGTTTCCGTACCTCGAGACGATCGTGGTCATGGCCAGCACCGCACTGAGCAGGAGCAGGCC
Encoded proteins:
- a CDS encoding glycosyltransferase family 2 protein produces the protein MEMSSLASVSVVIPTLNEAMNLPWVLRRMPSYVDEVIIVDGRSTDLTVDVARSVRVDVVVVAEPRKGKGIAVRSGFAAAAGDIIVMLDADGSMDPREIGWFVAPLQHDYDFVKGSRYVTGGGSEDLTWLRSVGNRTLTQLANTVLHSNYSDLCYGYIAFRRQCLEVLELESDGFEIETELIVRAARAGLRIAEVPSIELSRISGDSNLRTFRDGWRVLHTLAKECATWDAPTAGARPESLRRVKYMYPNVRFPRTPTDPKSLLSLTEGI
- a CDS encoding glycoside hydrolase family 16 protein — encoded protein: MPLGDPPGWKQVFADDFTEGDVPLGSFPGSLSAKWSANYFDGTPDTAGQKNGGRSGYYPSKVLSVHNGVLDMYLHSEGGVSMGAAPAPKINGDNQPPYDSQMYGMYSVRFRSDAVPGFKTAWLLWPDSGIWPRDGEIDYPEQDLSAKFFAALHSTGSNQGSASATFQTDASFQTWNTATIEWTPGRVEFFLNGKSIGASTSGVPDVPMHYILQTESCLPTCPNPKTQGHLYVDWVAIWALR